gtttaaagggaaatatttaaatgtcttggaatggcctagtcaaagcccagacctcaatccaattgagaatctgtggcgtaacttgaagattgctgtacaccaacgcaacccatctaacttgaaggagttgtagcagttttgccttgaggaatgggcaaaaatcccagtggcataTATCATGAGTGACTGAAGTGaccgagtgaaatatttttcaacacaagaagatacaggcggcacggtggtgtagtggttagcgctgtcgcctcacagcaagaaggtccgggttcgagccccgtggctggcgagggcctttctgtgcggagtttgcatgttctccccgtgtccgcgtgggtttcctccgggtgctccggtttcccccacagtccaaagacatgcaggttaggttaactggtgactctaaattgaccgtaggtgtgagtgtgaatggttgtctgtgtctatgtgtcagccctgtgatgacctggcgacttgtccagggtgtaccccgcctttcgcccgtagtcagctgggataggctccagcttgcctgcgaccctgtagaacaggataaagcggctagagataatgagatgagatgagacaagaagataagcttcatatctttgcaccactatgtaatgttcttgatattatatggacacatccacaaaaaaaaggaagttaatcaaaagaattttaattttgaactgcttCGCCATTTTAACAACGTGTGTCTAGTCATCAGGAAGACATTGAGTGACcactctgctgtgtgtgtgtgtgtgtgcgtgtagttTATTATGTATTCTGAAAATGCTGTCTGGTTTGTAGGATATGGTAATTTCCCGTATCTTCTATCTATTATGCCCCTCTGGTGTATATATCAAGTCATTAGTTATGTCTATAGCACATAGTGGAGTTACACTATATCACTTTACCTTTGTTTCCTGTAATCGTTTAGTTTCTTATTGATGAGGGCCTGTCTGGAAAAACCAAGCTCCTATGAAAAGATAAATATCTTATTAACAAATACTATACTACAAACATTTTGGGGAATAAAAAACATTACAGACCTTCTTTGCTAATAGACACATGATatacactcactgagcactttataaGGACCACTCTACTAACACTAGGTAGGGCCTTCACTTTTCTTTCAAAACAGTCTCAGTGTTTCATTGTTACGCTGGAAAcagtcctttgagattctggttcaTGTTGATATGATGCCTCATGCAACTCCTACGGATTTTTGAGATGCTCTTTCCTGCTGCGAATCTTccattctaccacatcccaaagatgttATATTGGATTCAGACCTGGTGACTGGGAAGACCACTGAAGAACAGTGgacgtttttttctttattgcaccattctgagtaaactttAGAGAATATTGTGTATGAAAATCCCAGAAGATCAGCTGTTATAGACATACTAAAGCCatcctgtctggcaccaacaatcatgctaCTTTTTAAATCACTGAGAtgacatttttccccattctgatggttgatgtgaacattacccaaaGCTGCTGTCCCATATCTTCATGATTTTACACAGCTGTCAAATGATTGAtggattagataattgcatgaatcagtagacatacaggtgttcctaatatagTGCTCTCTGAGTGTACATTAGCAAAAAGGTGAACGATGCATAGCTGACTTACCTCGCTGTCAGTCTTGCTGTTCTCACGGATGATGCGGATCCAGCTCAACATGTCATCGCGGTCCTCTGCCTGCAGCAAGTACTCACAGAAGTCCTGTGTGGTGAGTCGTAGTGTGTGTTTCCGCTTCGTCTCGCTGTAGGCTATGTCAATCAAGCATCCACGGATACTGATGGGCTGCTCATCCTCGCCACCACCACCTTGACCCAATGACCCAGCTCCATGGAGCACTGCCTCACGCTTGTCCTTGTATAGAAAGAGTGAATGGGAGCGCAGCACAGAGAAGACCCGTTTCCATGGCCGCATACCACCACCAACTTTCTGTATGGAAAAGAGAGACGCAAAGAAACACTAATAAAATGTGCTGCataagggttttttttccattttatctCTAAGTGTGTGCTTTGTACGTGTGGCTTCTGGTCACAAGTGCTCTTAAACTCTTCTGCGTATAGCTGATAGTTAATGTGAGTTTTAAGCTGTACTCCCCTGAATATAAGGCTTCAGTGATGACTCTCATGTAAATAAACACTAAATTCTAAGCTTTGTCAATTAGCACACAATCATTCCTtatttgctttgtttgcactATTTGGCAGAATTAGCTATTCAACAGGGAGGAGTAAACCTGAGTCAGACCTTGCCCTTCTCTGTAAGGATCTGTTTGTAGTGCAGCCAGCCCTCTTTTCTGATATCCGTTAGTGTGATGTTGCCGAGCTCAGAAGTGGAGTGGCGCTTGGAACGGGCTTCCTCTGCTGCTCGCAGACTCTCGAGGGACTGAACAAACAGATACCCACAATTATCCACAGGACAAACTTACATTCTTGGCAAAACAAACATTCTATATGGTAGAACTTACACCCTCTGTAAAAAAGCTTTTGACTCTTTTTGGCAATCTCCTGTAGAGGGAATATGAAATTAGGAAAAGAAAACAGTTAATTGTTTGATACATTATGTAATGTATATATTATCTGATAATTAATGTAAAGGgagatgtataataataataataataataataataatgggcggcacggtggtgtagtggttagcgctgtcgcctcacagcaagaaggtcctgggttcgagccccggggccggcgagggcctttctgtgtggagtttgcatgttctccccgtgtccgcgtgggtttcctccgggtgctccggtttcccccacagtccaaagacatgcaggttaggttaactggtgactctaaattgaccgtaggtgtgagtgtgaatggttgtctgtgtctatgtgtcagccctgtgatgacctggcgacttgtccagggtgtaccccgcctttcgcccgtagtcagctgggataggctccagcttgcctgcgaccctgtagaaggataaagcggctagagataatgagatgagataataataataattattattattattattattattattattaaatagtgATTCCTGTGAAGTACACTGGCAAACAATGCAATATATGCATATATAACACTTTAACTTCAGACAGCAGGTAAACTGGAACAGACTATATCTCTAATAGAGTTCTCCTGCATAAGGGTGTCAAACACTCACATAAACACGTGGCCTTCATCTCTGAATGTGTTCAGACCTTCATCACAAGACTTGGAGCGCTCAGTTGTGATGGCCAACAGGTAAGAAGAGCGACGGCTATTCTTGACAGTGCCTgttcagtaaataaaaaaaaaagagagaatgagGATTTATGAGGTAAAGGGAAAAAGAACTACACATATGAATGAGGTTGATGAGCAAAATTCATCCAGCAAATGATTTTTAAAGATAATCAAACTGCATGTAATTTTTCTGCGGACGAAAGACAGACATGTGACTAAATGCTAACTGCATCAGGTGGGTCTGGTGAGCTTGACTTACCAGTCATTAGCAATATTTGCCAATGTTTGAATGAATGCCTGTTAAATTTGTACCCTGCAATGGCAAGCAATTTGAAATAGAGGAAACAGATGATGGATGTTAGAAATGAAAATTAACAACAGATGTTGGACATAAAGCATGGCAGGAGAgacacagatacagtggtgcttgaaagtttgtgaaccctttagaattttctatatttctgcagaaatatgacctaaaacatcatcagattttcacacaagtcctaaaagtagataaagagaacccagttaaacaaatgagacaacaatattatacttggtcatttatttattgatggaaatgatccaatattacatatctgtgagaggcaaaagtatgtgaacctttgctttcagtatctgctgtgacccccttgtgcagaataactgcaactaaatgtttccggtaactgttgatcagtcctgcacactggcttggaagaattttagcccattcctctgtccaaaacagcttcaactctgggatgttggtaggtttcctcacatgaactgctcgcttcaggtccttccacagcatttcgattggattaaggtgaggactttgacttgcttagggttgttgtctttctgcatgacccaccttctcttgagattcagttcatggacagatgtcctgacattttccttcagaattcgctggtataattcagaattcattggtccatcaatgatggcaagccgtcctggcccaaatgcagcaaaacaggcccaaaccatgatactaccaccaccatgtttcacagatggcataaggttcttatgctggaacgtaacgttttcctttctccaaacataacgcttctcatttaaaccaaaaagttctattttggtctcatccgtccacaaaacatttttccaatcgccttctggcttgtccatgtgatctttagcaaactgcagacgagcagcaatgttctttttggagagcagtggctttctccttgcaaccctgccatgcacaccattgttgttcagcgttctcctgatggtggactcatgaacattaacattagccaatgtgagagaggccttcagttgcttagaagttaccctggggtcctttgcgaccttgccaactattacacacctttggagtgatctttgttggtcgaccactcctggggagggtaacaatggtcttgaatttactctgtttgtacacaatctgtctgactgtggattggtggagtccaaactctttagaggtggttttgtaaccttttccagcctgttgagcatcaacaatgctttttccgaggtcttcagaaatctcctttgttcgtgccatgatacacttccacaaacatgtgttgtgaagatcagactttgatagatccctgttctttaaataaaacagggtgcccactcacacctgattgtcatcccattgattgaaaacacctgactctaatttcaccttcaaatgaactactaatcctagagggtcacatacttttgccactcacagatatgtaatattggatcattttcatcaataaataaatgaccaagtataatattttgtctcatttgtttaactgggttctctttatctacttttaggacttgtgtgaaaatctgatgatgttttaggtcatatttctgcagaaatatagaaaattctaaagggttcacaaactttcaagcaccactgtacatgagatGGACAAGATAAGAGGAAACATTCAGTTTGAACAGTCTTGTGACATACGGCAGGTTCAAAAAGGCAGATGGAACACTGATGGAGATCTGGACACTACTGATGCTCAGGATACAGATTAAAGGTGGAAAGCACTGGAAGATGAGGAAACAGTTAAAAGTGAGGTGGAACTGTGAAAAGGAGACCAGAAGAAGCATGTCAAATACTAACAGTTAAACTGATGCAGTGGACTTAATAGGAAATAGCAGAGTTCAAATCACCATCAGTGTTGGGACAAAGATAATCAAACAGTGTTAGTTGAGGATGCACTCACTGCAGTCTGTGTCGAGGAGATGGGTGAGAGGGgaggtgagggagggagggacagggCTGCTGGACAAGGTAGGTGCCTGGGACAGGCTGCTGGATACCACAGAGGAGGCAGGAATATGCTGGGCAAGCAGGTCTACACTAGGGCTGGTGGGCTCATCTGTGAGGAAGGGGTGAGAGTCAAATGGATGAAGGGATTTAAGGACCACAGGGACGACGTATGCTGAGGAACAAGACACATCCACTCCAACAAGCCTAATTCTCACATCGACACATTATACATAGCAATACATAGCTCAAATTTTCATGCACTATGTGAAGACCAACAATATCTAGTCAATTAATAtccatttttgatatggtaaatTTAACCCCCTTTTGTTTAATGATACTGTGAGTGACTTACATCACTGCCATATCCTCTAGAAGTGTATTGAAAATTCTGTGTTCATCCAGAATCTTTGTTCTGAGATGCCGACCTGTAAGAATCTTCCGGACTCACCTTAATGCTCTGTTGTAAGGTATGATAGGTAGGTGTTTATAAATTAATATGTACAGTGTCCTCATCACCTTGCAGATACGTGGATTAGCAGTTTTGCTGTGGTTGCAGAGCTCTTTATGTTCCTGTCTAGAAATCTACAATAATAGTTGCTTTAATTCAGTCACATTCACAAAGCCTAGAGCCAGTGACATGTCCCGGTTTGTAGACATGGAGTTGCAATACGGAATGAGCGGTGGGGGTAACAGCACAGTAATGGGTGAACCCACATTATTTTGTATAAAACATTCCAGCATTTGCATAATATCTGACTTGCTCCTTGTAAAATGAATGACCATGTACTATAATTATATTACAGTATTGGCTTTATAGCTGCTCTGTCCTTCCTTGGTTGTAAAGGTATGGTAAATTATAATTTTCCAATAATGGCTTAAATCAACATGGGCTAGATACAATTAGTTAAGTGCATAGGCGTGAGAGTTGTATAGAATCTTAGCTTAGAGTTGGGGTGGCATGTGGCATGGCAAAGCTTATATTAAGGGTGGTAGTTACCTCCCACTGCCAATCCCTTGCCTAAAACGGCTGCATTCAAAGGGGTATTTATATTAAAAACTGGTACAGAACCTCCGCGCTATATTCCTTACTGCAGGGTTCACacaatttctgtttctttttgaaTGATAATGGACCTTTACCTTTAATTTGTCTTACAGCATTATACAGTAATGTTTTACTTGCAACCACAACAAAAACTAGGTCATTTTTCAAGCATCTTACCCTGATCTATTTTATTAGTGAACAAGTAAATATTTACATCACTGAGTGGGAATATTGCTAAATGCTAGAATTTAGAGAGTGTAGTTTCCAATAGACTGTCATACTCAGGTGAATTTTCCTGCAAAAGCtacaacaaacaaccattcgagaGAGGTGCTCCCATACTGACCTATAAAGGGAATGGAAGCCAGGGAGTCCTGCTCCACAGGCAGGGGCTGCAGGTTACCATTGGACCGTGCAGGGGCTGAGGCAACAGGAGGTTCGAGTAGATCCAGAGGCACAGCATAGTTTGGGTGGCGCATTGCATGTGGGGCACATTTGCCAGAGGCGGACTTTTGTCTGAGGACTACCTCTTGCATCTGTGCTTGAACAGGCTCCTCCACTGTTGGTCCACTACCTGAGCTTTCCTTTGAAGAGTTTTGTGTCTCGGCAGTGGAAGACATGGACAGAGGGGACGAAGCTCTGCCTGAAAAAGGTGCACTATCTGGGGGGCTGGTTTTAGGTGTGGCAGTCCAGCTGAGTTGAGGACCAGTGTAGGAAGGATCTCTAAAGGAGTGAGCCTGCTGCATGAGGTGGCCCGCTTTGCGACAGAAAGAGGGACTATAGCTGCGATAGCCCACCATCTGGTCATCTACTGTCTGTGTGGGCAAACACCTAGGCTGGGCCGAATGATAGGACTGAGAGCCTGTCTGCTCTTGGGAATGGCTGGATCCCCAACCAGGGGGTGGCACATCTGCACATATTACTGCACGTTGACTGCTCAAGCAGGGCTGCTCTTCTTTCCTAACTGGCTGGCCACTCTGTGGGGCACAAGCCGACTTCTCATAACGGTGTGCTGCCTTGTCCAATCTCTCGAGTGAGCGCCCACAGCTCTTCTCATATTCAGCATAAGCAGCCAGTAAATTTTCTGAGCAGGAGCGATTTGATTGTTGGGCCCCAGTCATACCCCAGTTACCCATCCAGCACGAGTCTACATCAGGGTATTGGTTGACTCCTGTGGCTGTTCCATAGTGGCAAAGCAGTGTGTCCTGAGAGATGCTGCGGTGATGGTGGGACATGCCTGGGCGCTCGGTTGTCTGGCTGTGGTACCATTTAGCCAGGGCCTGGTGACACAGCTCACTCTGCGACAGTGGAAGGCTGCCTTTGCGTGGGTAGGGCAGGGAGGCTGAAGTGATGGCCGCATTGTGGTTAGCAAAGTGAAAGTCCAGAGGGCTGATGGCTATGGTTGAGGAGCGAGCACGCTGGTTACGGAGTGCATGGTGGCTTGGGACATCTGATCGGCGGCCTGTACCCCCACCACTGTCTCCCGTGGAGCGGCTATCTAAGAGACCAGCTGACCCACGCCTGCAGTTCAGGTTGCCAGGCATACCGGAAGAGGTGGGTTTGCTGCGAGGGTAGCAAATCGGAGGAGGCTCTGGAAGGTTTTGAGCCCCTCCTGTGTATGGTTGATTCCCTTTCAGATAAGCATCATGAGAGTATGCCTGTGTAAGTGGGAAAAATAGAAGCAGTGTTACACATTTATGAAAAGCTGAAAAGAGGAAGGTCAAAAGGAGGAAAAGGGAATTACTCAGGAAGGAAGTCAAAGCCTTTTTTTAATAGCAGCAGCATTATCATACAACTGGGCTATCTAATCACTAAGTAGTTGACAGCATCTCATCTATcttaaagacaaaaattgtagctcatcaatcactgtcatgctgagtaGAAATTAATGTGGTGGGTATCTGGGAGAtaaagcagagaggaggaggaacagCAGAAAGCCATACTCACACTTACCAACTGGAGCACATCCTCATCTTTAGGCATAATGGAAAGCTCCAGCACACTCTTACTATACAAAAGCACAATTGTTTAATAAGCACAAATACTGTACATAATGGAAGAATTTTATCTGTGCAAGTACATTAGGCAGTAAGTATATATCAGGCAAAGCACTAGTAGTCTGTAAAACTCATACACATTCCCCTACCTGTTTTGGATTAGTGCTATAACCTGAGAGTAGGTTTTCCCCAGAATACTCTCCCCATTTACTTTTACTAGTCGGTCtcctacacacacaaacacaagaacaCACACTGAATACAACAGTGGACTGCATTTTGTGCATACCAGAGCTTTAGTTTCTCCTACCTGTGCAGAGTCCAGCCTGGTGGGCAGGACCTGTCTCCTTCACGCTCTTCACGAAAATAGTATCCATTGGCTCCAGGCGGCCCCTATGATTCCCTGAGGAAAACAGCACAATCTAATTTAGAGGCACATATAAACACACTCTGTTGAAATGTTATGGAGATAAGAAAAAGACTGTAATCTCAGCTGAAACTAACCTTTTCCATTGCCATTTTCTACATCCTAGAGAAAAGACAAATACAAAGCCATGAGTTGTTCATGTAATATAGTCTATGTACCACAAGAGGGAACTATAAGCAAGACTGCAGTTAGATTATTGAATAGACACGCTACCAATAGCACCCAACCACGCTACCAATAGCACCCAACCACGCTAACAATAATTACATGCACAAACAGTTACACACAAACAAGGTGCACGGGATAACATCCAATCTCTTCAtcttcagaacacacacacacacacacacacacacacacacacacacacacagcagagtgGTCAGTCTGGTTGGATCCGTCTATGTGCAGGCTTTCGGGCTTTGCTGACACAGCTCATTCCTGACACATGCATAAAAGCAGGAGGCTTTAGAGTCAGAGAAGTAAGCGTCTTTCTGTCCTGACCCCTTCACTGCTACAGGAGTTGGGGGACAGGAGCGCACTGCAGGACACAGAAGTGAGGTCCACAGCTCACAGGGTGGTTATGACTAAGGTATTCTTCAGCAGATTGCGCTGAACTCGTGAACTGCATACTGATCTCATGACTTTCTGAAAGATTGAACTTTGCAACTGCTGTGACTGAGGTCAGGGGTCAGCAGATTATATTCTGGCCACAGCAAGGGAGTAGTATGAACATGAATTGCAACAATGGGAAAAGGAAAAAGATGGACATAAGAGTAATATGCCGCTTtttcactaccaacgcggctgagttgggctgagtcgagctgagtggggctgttggagttgcatttcgactacaaccgcgctgaaccgtgctggctggaagtgggtggacacattgggtggagttagcgaaagtgggtggacgtcacgtgatgtcgttaggcggcgcaaacagtgacatcagtgagcttttaagcggtagtctcacgacccggatagtaaacaataaacatggaggacatggagtcgttagtgttgctggtcttggtgctgtggcttgttgtcacggacaacgccaacagatactggcaagagcgtatagatgaggcgaggcgcataaggcttcagaaattcttgtaattcgtaattattcttcttccgggtttacggtgtttacagatcccagcgtgctcgcggggcgtgtgtgggcatgtgaggacactcctcctcaccaatcagtgcacaggggagtgtctcctcacgcccctagccccacttggctcggtttggcttgcttcagccctactccaaaaccgcgcgagttttgggtgctgagtaaggctgaagcgagctgagtcgtgctgctctgaggtagtcgaaacgcgagccgtgtcgggctgaagtgagctgaagtgagctgaaaaagggtagtggaaaagggccattagtcttaGATCAGCTATGAAAGTGCCGAAACATGAAAGAGGCCTTTTCCAGATGTCATGCTGTGAAATGTTATGGCACGTGTCCATGTACCCAGCAAAATATGGCTTACCATGAAAAGAAAAGTTTCAGCAGAGCTCAGCTTTACATGAATAAGTGTGTTTGCTCTGAACCAGTTTGCTAAACCAGTCAGGCAAAGGCAGACATCATTTGAGTAGGAACACTTTTAATTCCTTTTTAAATATCATAAAATGTGCAACAGCTATTTTTATTgtattatttaaaataataaCTCATGCTAACAAAGTttaaataatacaaaaataatgAGGTTACTAGCAAATAATAGCTCGAGCATGCTCATGTAAAAGTTTGACTCAAGTAAAACACACATGTCAAATGTCTATATTTTAATCTTACATCATgttaggtttttattttaaatatgaaTACAAAAATAGCAAACAGAGTATAAAATTGTTTACGCCCCAAAACGTGTTCATTATGGTTCATTAAACAACAGTtagttctggtccactaatttgatcgGACAAGCAATGTTCCAACAGTGCTTATATTTTCACTCATTGTATCAcatggctcgacattaactttttaatccacttgtccagttggacaagcagcaagatttttcacttgtcctgaccataacctttttattacaatgtatttattagttcaatgaaaggaaagtggttaccaaagtttatcaaaaagcaggtacagttatgataatatctcatctcattatctgtagccgctttatcctgttctacagggtcacaggcaagctggagcctatcccagctgactacgggcgaaaggcggggtacaccctggacaagtcgccaggtcatcgcagggctgacacatagacacagacaaccattcacactcacattcacacccacggtcaatttagagtcaccagttaatctaacctgcatgtctttgggggaaaccggagcacccggaggaaacccacgcggacacggggagaacatgcaaactccacacagaaaggccctcgctggccacggggctcgaacccggaccttcttgctgtgaggcgacggcgctaaccactacaccaccgtgctgcccgttatGATAATAATTATGCTTTaattatttataatttttcaacagAACtccaactttaactgtaacaaagcaaaaactatccaaagccccattTGGTGCACgtgttgttataacccattacctgagctgcagttttaagagttagactcacccaaattcaaagcttctggaggaaataaagttaaatcttgattaattcaGTAAAACTGAATcaagaagtataaattaatttaaagaaattaaaccaaaagaaaacaagtttggatatgataagggtgacagaatcgcattgtgaatgaaaacaaaccgtaagtgagtttggcactgtcgtaaaattcccgcGAAATGTTTTatgacatttgtgatggttaatgtgaaccatacaaaagaaaaatacaatgactgtccgaatgaaatgaagattcaccacaggtaTTTATTTTAATGAGGTATTTGATCGCCGTTTCTCTGATTTTgatgaattcaaagtctaataatcgacaattagatattatgacgtggttatttttacacatgcacctgctgtacttggcttccctggaatttcataaacaataacacAGCCGGATCACggtgattgaactagttttgttggaactttatttatgtaactcttgaataattactataaaaatgatgattttcaacaaatattcaacttgtcctGCCAAACACAcagatgcagatttgacttgtccagaccaaacatATGGTTGTCTCAGACAACTGAACTaccattaatgtcgagccctgaatcaCTCTGCTTGTCTGTATTTGCCACCTAAAAATTCCCATTCTAACAACAGTCCCACTTAAGCCATTACTCCAGGAGAGTTAACAAAATATAACTTGAATAACATGAATATAACTTATGTCTTAAAATATGAATGCTTGTCAGATGAAGGTGAAAAAGAAGAAGGGAAGCCAATTTCAGCAGATGCAGCTTTAACAGGAATGTACACATCACTGTGAgctagttagccagctagctgaaaggCTATCTGTGTATGTGGCTTCTTTGGGATATATTTCCAGTCACagagtaaaaataaacaaattattaGAAAAAAgccatattgtgtccaaaatgtGAGTTACTCGATATTAAGTTCTGATTCACGAAAACAATATCACATTAGCATACTGAATTTCGATATAACCGCACTCTAGCTCATGTGATATTGCTTAAATATTGTTTAAACATTGATTTCTTTAATTACAGCCATGTCCACCAGCAGCAAATAGAGAATGGTATTGTGGCAGCTCATGGGCATGTACCATTATACAACAATGACCTTATTGTTAATAGACTTAATGTGGATCTGTGCTGTATTACCTTCATAGAGGTGTGGAGGGCAGAGTCTGGTGGGTACACTATGAAGTGCCGCAGTGTAAACCCAAAACCCTGAGAGTTCTTCTGCAGGACCACTGTACGAGGGCCCTTCCATGCCACGCCTTCCCTGGTAACTGGACGTGCATTCTCATTGGTCAACAGAACTCCATCTCTTGGCCCTTTTGCCTACAACACAGCAGCATAGAAACCAGGTTAAGAAATGGTGAACAAAAATATTCTGGAACTTCCCCAAGAGAGTATACAGTAATGAGCTGTATTAGTTATGAGCTATAGTATTTTCTGTCTGTAAGATGTCCTGTACGTACAGATGTTTCAGTTAAGATGATGAAGATGACTTAAGCTTGTCTTGACCAAACATAAAACATGATGTCTAGATCAGTTTTAGGGGTGGGTTCAAGAACACA
Above is a genomic segment from Neoarius graeffei isolate fNeoGra1 chromosome 14, fNeoGra1.pri, whole genome shotgun sequence containing:
- the arhgap23b gene encoding rho GTPase-activating protein 23 isoform X2; this translates as MNGVAFCLVGIPPVSQSEAKGPRDGVLLTNENARPVTREGVAWKGPRTVVLQKNSQGFGFTLRHFIVYPPDSALHTSMKDVENGNGKGNHRGRLEPMDTIFVKSVKETGPAHQAGLCTGDRLVKVNGESILGKTYSQVIALIQNSKSVLELSIMPKDEDVLQLVSAYSHDAYLKGNQPYTGGAQNLPEPPPICYPRSKPTSSGMPGNLNCRRGSAGLLDSRSTGDSGGGTGRRSDVPSHHALRNQRARSSTIAISPLDFHFANHNAAITSASLPYPRKGSLPLSQSELCHQALAKWYHSQTTERPGMSHHHRSISQDTLLCHYGTATGVNQYPDVDSCWMGNWGMTGAQQSNRSCSENLLAAYAEYEKSCGRSLERLDKAAHRYEKSACAPQSGQPVRKEEQPCLSSQRAVICADVPPPGWGSSHSQEQTGSQSYHSAQPRCLPTQTVDDQMVGYRSYSPSFCRKAGHLMQQAHSFRDPSYTGPQLSWTATPKTSPPDSAPFSGRASSPLSMSSTAETQNSSKESSGSGPTVEEPVQAQMQEVVLRQKSASGKCAPHAMRHPNYAVPLDLLEPPVASAPARSNGNLQPLPVEQDSLASIPFIDEPTSPSVDLLAQHIPASSVVSSSLSQAPTLSSSPVPPSLTSPLTHLLDTDCSTVKNSRRSSYLLAITTERSKSCDEGLNTFRDEGHVFMRLPKRVKSFFTEGSLESLRAAEEARSKRHSTSELGNITLTDIRKEGWLHYKQILTEKGKKVGGGMRPWKRVFSVLRSHSLFLYKDKREAVLHGAGSLGQGGGGEDEQPISIRGCLIDIAYSETKRKHTLRLTTQDFCEYLLQAEDRDDMLSWIRIIRENSKTDSEELGFSRQALINKKLNDYRKQSLTGTKPDTSPRVHRMMQPFLLSKTDSSSAVNRSLKTESKEESSPPKATWSINIMKKGKKAGPKAFGVRLEDCLPGANDKFVPLIVETCCSLVEERGLEYTGIYRVPGNNAMVSTLQDQLNKGMEINTTEERWQDLNVISSLLKSFFRKLPEPLFTDDKYSDFIYANRLEDAGDRLKTMRKLIRDLPDHCYHTLKFLISHLKRVAEHSEKNKMEPRNLALVFGPTLVRTSEDNMTEMVTHMPDRYKIVETLILHHTWFFTDELMDKDEKTPEDQRDEQPVPNIDHLLSNIGRTAPLGDASDSTNSDSAKSKGSSISKKDVSAKDFLPLSIISAVTRKRKKHRSACPTDSSSDEDSEHEPVKASNYGELSENGENERDGGHEESKMGCAAQSTESQTTEVNEKDVEGKRMMESHEGREQEVGGRESGGNQQEDDGIRVGVSMRMQLGREQPQRPRSFLYSYQNTPGSRVTDQAASSPSSPCSSDAHRLSQVNSASRKKLRGERVRPRSLYEEPGLERAVGLARVKASLVRGQERLRQAMSPSREPSVQQSWLSQVHANFLSSANDLWRSGTQRQHASPETRRRRRDWRRHTVVGSSGEG